The Maridesulfovibrio salexigens DSM 2638 region GCTGCGGTAAAAACAAAATAAAGGAGTAGAATACTGGTAGCACCCAAAACGCAAGAATGCTTATCAATGACATGGCTGACATTATAAATGAGGTACAGCCTTCTGTCCCCTTCAGGATAAGTGCGCACCAATGTATTATGACTATCGGGACCGGATATTGCTGCCGGGCCGCTGGTTTCATAAAAACCGTCCCGCAGCAGGGGCAGGGTGTCCTTAAACTCTGGAGGAAGCTGTGCCGGATCTGTTGCTGCCAGTAAATTTCGCAACTTGGGCAGACGTGCATTTTTATCTTCAGCGTAACGCCTGAAATAATCATCGGCCTCATCGCGGAGGATGTTATTGAGAACCTCATCCTCAGTAACCCGGACCGTCCCAAGCTGCGCAAAGCCATATAGTCCAAGCAGGATAACCAGTGAAATGCTGTAGGAAACAATCGCTTTAAAGCGTAAACTATTAATCTTCATTGTTCCCGGCCAACTTAAACCCTATTCCGTAAACAGTCTGTATCATCGGGTAGGAAAACCCTTTATCCACCAGACACCGCAATTTATAAATATGACTGCGTAACGAATCACTGTCAGGCGGATCTTCGCCCCAGAGAGAAAACTCGACATCCCTACGGGGCACTACATTAGGGTAAGCCTCCATAAGAAGCCGTAAAAGCTGAAAACAGGCCCGGTTAAGTTTAATGGGAACCCCCTCCCTTGTTACAGCCATGCGCCCTGTATCCATGACCAAAGTCCCGACACTTAACGAAGACGCCCCTCTCCCCTTGTTACGAGCGGTAATTGCAGTCAGCCTTGCAACCAATTCTTCCAAAGCAAAAGGCTTAACCAAATAGTCATCCACTCCGGCATCAAAACCTGAAAGCTTATCCTGCAATGTATCCAAAGCGGTAAGCATTAAAATAGCAGGCTGGGCAACGGAAGCCTTGCGAAGCCGTGAACAAACTTCAAGCCCGTCCATCCCCGGCAGCATTACATCCAACACCAAGGCATCATACTGATTAGTAACAGATAGGTGCAATCCTGCGACACCATCCGCAGCGTAATCAACCACGTGGCCGCACGATTCCAGATAATCACATATATTTTCAGCAAGATCATGATGATCTTCAACAACCAGCACTTTTAATGGCGGCATGGGACAACCTCATTTCACAATAGGTAAAGCTACAGCTTCAGATTTAAATATTCTTCTCATACCCGTCAGCACCGAAAAAGGCGAGAAATAGCCTTAAACCTAAGTTGATTTTTGTGAAATATATGTGAACAAATCATCCGGCCTAATCAGTCCGCCCCTTCAAAAGTAATTCGCGGTCCACAAACTGGCTGAGAACAAGAGAAACCAAGGACATTCCTGCTGCGCCGAGGAAAACAATGCGATAATCCTGCATCCACGCAATACCACCCAATACGGGCACGAAAACAGCAGCAATATGGTTGATGGTAAAACTGACCGCCATAGACGGGGCAATGTCCGGCTTATCGGCAATCTTCTGGAAGAAGGTCTTGATGGCCATGGTGAAGTTAAAGAAAATATTATCCAGAATATAGAGCAGAGCTCCTACCAGCGGACTGTCTGTATAAGCATAGGCGGTAAAGATCAGGAACAAGCTGGCGTACTCAAGGGTCAGGACTTTGCGCTCACCGAACTTGTTCACCGACTTGGCAATGATCGGGTTGACGAAATAGTTAATCACGTTGTTGACCACAAAAAGAATGGCGATGTGCTGCAACGAAAATCCGAATTTCTTAACCAGCAGAAAGACAGCAAAAGCGACAAAAATCTGCCTGCGCGCCCCGGCGATAAAAGTCAGAGCATAGAAGAGCCAGTACTTGGACCGAAAAATCATCTTCTTGTGCTGCGGCGGCAGGTCCGGGGATGATGGATCACGGGTCAGACAATAAAGTCCGGCCAGCACTGCTACAATACCTGCCCCAAAGAAAATCTCCGAATAGCCCATGAAACCGGAAATCGAGATAACAACCACGCCCACACAAATATTGGTCGCTGCGGCAAGACTGCGCAAACGTCCCATAACCAGCGGAGCCTCCGTGTAACCGAAATATTGCAGGGTCAAGGACTGGTTCAGTGTCTCGTAATAGTGAAAGCCGAAAGACATAACCAGAGTAGTAAAAGCCAAGCCTGCAAAGGATGGCATGAATCCGGTAATGCAGATACCGAGTCCCATGATAATTACAGAAAGTGCAGCAAGACGGTGCTCCTTGATGAACATGAGCACGTAGATTACAAGCAGAGCAAGGAAACCCGGAATTTCACGAATGGAACCGAGCAGCCCGAACTGACCGCCGTCCAGCCCGGCCACTTCAACCGCAAAATTATTCAGCAGGGTTCTCCAACCTTGAAAACCGACAGTGGTGGCAATGGTCAGCACCAGCAGAAATATATACATCTTACGGGAAGTGAAGCTTTTTGTAGGCACGATGAGATCCTTAAAATGGTGAGATTATGATAAACGGATGCATTCAGTAAGGACGGAAAAAGTAATCCCGCGTCCGACATAAAACAAGTCAAAATTTAGCAGGAACAATATGGCAGACTTTCCCCCTCCGTACACAGTGCGGGTCAGCCCAAGGGCAAAAAACATAATAATCAAACTAATCCCGGACAAAGGAATTGAAGTAGTTCTGCCAAAGGGAGCTAATCGCAGAGATGTACCCTACTTTCTGGAAAAACGCCGGGAATGGATCGAACACAATATCCGTAAACTGGAAGGGAAAGGATTCTCCTTAAACCCACCGGAATTGGTCCTGCCCGATGAAATCTGCTTTGCCGCAAGTGGAAAAGTCTTCACAGTACGGAGGGTGGAAAACCGTAAACCCGGCCTGCGCATGCGCCGCAATGTGGATAAACTTCTCTTGAGCGGCAATGACTGGTCACCGGAAGAAGAATTGGAGGTGCTGACCCGTTTTGTTCGCAGCGAAGCCCGCGATTTCCTTGTTCCGGAACTAAATAAAATTTCAGAAGAACTGAACCTGCCCTTCAGCAAGGTCTTCATCCGTTCACAGCGAAAACGCTGGGGCAGCTGCTCCGCCAAGGGCAACATCAACCTGAACATGAAACTAATGTTCCTGCCCTACCGCCTCGCGCGCTATGTGCTCATTCATGAACTCTGCCACACAGTGCACCTGAACCATTCCGCTAAATACTGGCGGCTGGTAAAAATGGTCGAGCCTGATGTGGACAAATTAGAGAGGGAACTTTCCGAGGCGGGAAGACTGGTCCCGACATGGATTAATTTCCAATGAGACGAGAGCCAATAAAACGTCTTCCCCTTTACAAACCGCCACAAATGGATGAAGTTTATACGTTAACAACTGCACAGCTACTAGCGAACCATATAGCTATATCTCCTTAAGGAATCACGATGGAAATCAGCAGCAAAAAAGTCGGTGACGTATTGGTCATGGCCATAAAAGGCCGCCTTGATGCCCTTACCTCCAGCAAACTGGAAAGTAAGATGTGCGAACTCATTAACGCCGGTGAAAATAAAATTGTAATAGATCTTGGTGAGCTGGAATATATTTCCAGTGCAGGACTCAGGGCCATACTTTTTTGCGCCAAAAAGCTTAAGGCAACAGAAGGAGACATAGCCTTCGCGAACATAACCGGGATGATAAGTGAAGTATTTGAGATTTCCGGTTTCGGAACCATGTTCAATATATACAGTTCCGCCCTTACTGCTGCGGAAAAGATCTCCTGAGGAGCTTAAAATGCTACGCCCTGCCCTGACTCTTCTGCTGACTTCCACAATATTTTTTTATGCACAGATTTGCGGGGCAGAAACCTCCCGGACAGTTAGCAAAGAAGAGGTCCGCCAAATCCTCAAGAACAACCCGGAACTGATCTTCGAGGCCCTTCAGGGACACGAAGAGCAACTCTATGACCTGTTACAGGTGGGGTTGGAAAAAAAGAACAAATCACGAATCAGGGAAGGCCGGCTCAAGCAACTTAATAATCCCAAAATAGCAGCTCTTCACCCGGACCGTCCGGTTTGGGGTTCTCCCAATGGGAAAATCAATATTATTGTCTTTTCAGACTTTCAAAGCGCAACCAGCGCCAAGGCTGACAGCATAATTCATGAATTGCTAAAAAAGCATCCTGAAATCAGCTACCGCTTCCGTCATAATCCTTTAGGACTTCATAAAATGTCACTTCCGGCAGCCGGTTATTACGAAGCACTTGCCCTTCAAGATCAAGCTAAGGCCAAGAAGCTAAATCGGCTGATCTTAAAGAACAGATTGGCAATTAAAAAGAGCGGGACAAAAAAACTTGATGAGCTGGCAGAAAAGTGCGGTGCGGACATGAAACAATTGCACCGGAACTTGAATTCCCCGCAAGTAAAAGCACGTATTGACGGAGACCGTAAGGAAGCACGCAAGCTTGGCCTGACAGCCTCACCGGTCTTTCTCGTTAACGGGGTTACTGTCACCGGAGCAGCCCCTATTGAAGAATTTGAAGAAGTGCTCCGAATGATCCGCGAGAATTAATCTTTTTATAATAGAGGGTTCACTCTTTATTCTTTAAGTTGCGCAAAGCAGAAGAGCATAAAAAGACTGGGCAGCAATACGATAGTGATATATTATCATAAGCCCTGTTAAAATTTCCAAATCGCGGACAATATGAACACAATGCCACAAAATCAATCTGATATACGCCGAGTATTCCTGCACACCGGAGATGCATACCTCGGGGTTAAACCGACTATTGTTTCCACCGTACTCGGGTCTTGTGTGGCAATATCCATGTTCTCTCCCCGCAAAAGACAAGGTATTATCTGTCACGCATTCCTGCCTTCGCGTGCTGAAATCAAGGATGTAAACGAGCCGTCAATTCAGATTTGCAGATATGTGGACACAGCCGTAGACCATTTGCTAAAGAGTATGAGACGCTTGGGGGTTAGGAAAAACGAGCTTGAAGTAAAACTGTTTGGTGGAGCCACCGGACTGAGTTATTCTCAGGTAAGGCCGTCATGCGCTCTGGGTATCGGCAACAGAAATGTTGATGCCGCACTTGAAAATTTAGAAGCGAAAGGACTCAAGCCTGTAAGCATGGATGTTGGCGGAAATGTAGGCAGAAAACTTCTTTTCTGCACCTACTCCGGGGACGTCTGGATTAAGCGGCTTGAAAAACATATGTTCTAGCCATATAAACGGCCACTATCTGCAAGATTAAAATGAAGCTCTCTAACAAGCTGTATTCACTTCTTTTACTGTTCACTATTTTTCTTTTCAGCCTACCCGGAATATCCTGTGCAGGGGATTCCATCTACCAATATTCCCTCATTGATTCCCTGCTTGCAGGCAATTATGACGGGGAATTAACAATCGGCACCCTAAAAAAACACGGTGATACCGGACTGGGAACATTCAACCGTCTTGATGGTGAAATGGTTTTCCTTGATGGCGAGGTATACAGAATTGATGCCCACGGCAAAGCCATTAGAATCGATGATAGCGAATGCACTCCCTTTGCTGCTGCGGCCTTTTTCAAAACAGGGAAAATAATCAAGCTCGATTCCGTGAAATCCATTAAAGAATTAAACGACAAGATTTCAAAATCCCTCGACTCTGAAAATCTTTTCTACCTCATCCGGATTGATGGAAAATTCCATAAAATACGCACTCGTAGTGTTCCAGCGCAGCAAAAACCTTACCCTCCGTTGAAAGAAGTGGTTAAGGAGCAGAGCATCTTCGCTTTCAAGGACATTACCGGAACTTTAATCGGTATCAAGAGCCCGTCTTATGTCAAAGGGATCGGTGTACCGGGGTTCCATTGGCACTTCATTAACAGGGAACGGACTTCCGGGGGACATGTCTTGAACTGCATTTTCAGCGATCTGGCTGCCAAGGTAGGAACATACAATGAGTTCCAGCTTCAGCTTCCAGAAAATAAAAGCTTTCTCGACGCTAAATTTGAGCAGGACAGACAAAAAGAATTAAAAGAAGTGGAAAAAGATTCAGAGAAGAAGTAACATTAATCAAAATCTAACAATTCCATTCCCTAACTGAATTATATTGTCCGGGAGATATATTATGAGTGACCGAATTCTCGTACAGGTAGATGAAGATCTTGAAGCCATCATGGACCGGTATCTGGAAATCAGACAAAAAGAACTTGTTGAGCTTGAAGAAGCAGTTGAGCAGAAAAACTTCGAAATCATCAGACTGCTTGGACACCGCCTTAAAGGAACGGGGTCATCGTACGGGCTGGATGAACTAACCAGACTGGGGACACTGATAGAAGACAAAGCCATGGTTGAAGACATGTCCGATGTACCGGACTATACCGCAGAAATCAGGCATTTCCTGACCAATCTGGACATAGAATACATCGAAGTAGATGAATAAAAAACAAGGCCGGAAGGATTATCCCTCCGGCCTTTCATATTTAAATCAGAAACTTTCCGGTAACTGAGTTCGGGTTGGCAATAATCTCTTCAGGGGTACCCTGAGCAACAATCTGCCCACCGGATTCCCCTCCTCCAGGGCCTAAATCAAAAACATAGTCAGAAGCACGAATCACATCAGTATTATGCTCGATGACGATTACTGTTGCCCCTTTTTCAACCAACTGTTGCAAAACCTTGATCAGCTTGCCGACCTCATGCATATGCAATCCAGTAGTAGGCTCATCAAGGATGTACAGTGTTCCGGGCAGACTGCGCTTACCGAGCTCGCGTGAAATCTTGATCCGCTGAGCTTCACCGCCTGAAAGGGTAGTTGCTGGCTGCCCCAGTTGCAGATACTCAAGGCCGACCTGCTCCAAGACTTCCAGCCTGCGTTTGAGAGTCGGATGATTCTCAAAGAATGCCTTGGATTGACGCACGGTCAGGTCAAGCACTTCGGCAATATTCTTGCCCTTGTAATCCACTTCCAGAGTCTGGCTGTTGTAACGTTTGCCCTTGCAGACATCACAGGTCACGTAAACATCGGGCAGGAAATGCATTTCCACCCTGATCTGACCGTCACCGCGACATGCTTCGCAACGTCCGCCGCGCACGTTAAAACTGAAACGTCCGGGCTTGTAGCCACGCTTCTTGGCTTCCTTGGTAGCGCAAAAAATCTTGCGGATTTCATCAAAAATCTTGGTGTAAGTGGCCGGGTTGGAACGCGGGGTCCTCCCGATGGGAGACTGGTCAATGGAGATAACTTTCTCCACTTTCTCGATCCCTTCAATTCCTGCAATACGTCCGGGCTGATCCACTTTCACACCGCGCGAGAGGGCGATATGCTTATACATGGAATCCACAACCAGTGAACTCTTGCCCGAACCGGAAACCCCGGTAAAGCAGCAGAGCACACCCAGCGGTATATCAACATCAAGGTTTTTGAGGTTGTTGGTCTTAACCCCTTTGAGCTTAATCCAATCTTTGGGAATACGCCGCTCTTCAGGTTTATCCAAAGCAAGTTCGCCACGCAGGTACTTGGCGGTCAAAGTCTGAGCCTTACCGAGAAGCTGTTTTACGCTGCCCTGAAAAACAATCTCCCCGCCAAGCATACCCGATCCGGGTCCGATTTCGATAACATGGTCTGCATTGCGAATAGTGGATTCATCATGCTCCACCACCAGCACGGTATTGCCACGAGACTGCAAGGAGCGCAGGGTCTTGATCAAACGCTCGTTATCGCGCGGGTGCAAACCGATGGAAGGTTCATCAAGAACATAGGTAACACCCACCAGCCCGGAACCCAGCTGGCCTGCCAGCCTGATGCGCTGTGCCTCACCACCGGAAAGAGTCGCCATATTACGGCCAAGATTGAGATAATCAAGACCAACATTGACCATAAAACCCAAACGATGGGTCAGCTCCTTCAGGAGCGGTTCAGCAATGAGCAGTTCATGACCGGAAAAATCAAGGCCTTCCAGCCAGTCCAAGGCCCGTTTGATGGACATGGAGCAAAAATCAAAAATTGAAACCGAGTTCACTTTAACAGCTAATGACTCAGGACGCAGCCTTGCACCTTCACAAACAGGACAGGGCCGCGACTGTCTGAACCGGGAAAGCTCATCGCGCCAGATACGCCCGAGATTATGCCCCACTTCAAGCAGGTCAACCACACCTTCCCAGCCCAAATCCTTGTCGCCGTAGAACAGGGCCTTATGTGCGTCAGCAGAAAAGTCTGCCAGCGGAGTATCAACCTTGAAGCCGTATTTTTTACCAAGCTGCCGAAAATCAAGTTCGTAACGCTCAAACATCTTCGGGGATTTCCACGGGATGACCGCTCCGGTCTTCAATGAAAGGCCCTTGTTGGGCGCCAGAAGTTCCGGCTCGTAATATTCAACACTTCCGATACCGGAACAGAGCGTACAGGCTCCCTGCGGGCTGTTAAATGAAAACAGTTGAGGGGAAAGTTTAGGCATGCTGATCTTGCATGACGGACAGGTGGACATGGTTGAAAGGTAGACATCCTCACCACCTATGATGGAAACCACGATGGATTCATCGCCGTAACGCAGGGCCAGCTCAAGGGAGTCACCG contains the following coding sequences:
- a CDS encoding M48 family metallopeptidase, which produces MADFPPPYTVRVSPRAKNIIIKLIPDKGIEVVLPKGANRRDVPYFLEKRREWIEHNIRKLEGKGFSLNPPELVLPDEICFAASGKVFTVRRVENRKPGLRMRRNVDKLLLSGNDWSPEEELEVLTRFVRSEARDFLVPELNKISEELNLPFSKVFIRSQRKRWGSCSAKGNINLNMKLMFLPYRLARYVLIHELCHTVHLNHSAKYWRLVKMVEPDVDKLERELSEAGRLVPTWINFQ
- a CDS encoding MFS transporter, whose protein sequence is MPTKSFTSRKMYIFLLVLTIATTVGFQGWRTLLNNFAVEVAGLDGGQFGLLGSIREIPGFLALLVIYVLMFIKEHRLAALSVIIMGLGICITGFMPSFAGLAFTTLVMSFGFHYYETLNQSLTLQYFGYTEAPLVMGRLRSLAAATNICVGVVVISISGFMGYSEIFFGAGIVAVLAGLYCLTRDPSSPDLPPQHKKMIFRSKYWLFYALTFIAGARRQIFVAFAVFLLVKKFGFSLQHIAILFVVNNVINYFVNPIIAKSVNKFGERKVLTLEYASLFLIFTAYAYTDSPLVGALLYILDNIFFNFTMAIKTFFQKIADKPDIAPSMAVSFTINHIAAVFVPVLGGIAWMQDYRIVFLGAAGMSLVSLVLSQFVDRELLLKGRTD
- a CDS encoding response regulator transcription factor, with the translated sequence MPPLKVLVVEDHHDLAENICDYLESCGHVVDYAADGVAGLHLSVTNQYDALVLDVMLPGMDGLEVCSRLRKASVAQPAILMLTALDTLQDKLSGFDAGVDDYLVKPFALEELVARLTAITARNKGRGASSLSVGTLVMDTGRMAVTREGVPIKLNRACFQLLRLLMEAYPNVVPRRDVEFSLWGEDPPDSDSLRSHIYKLRCLVDKGFSYPMIQTVYGIGFKLAGNNED
- a CDS encoding DsbA family protein; this translates as MLRPALTLLLTSTIFFYAQICGAETSRTVSKEEVRQILKNNPELIFEALQGHEEQLYDLLQVGLEKKNKSRIREGRLKQLNNPKIAALHPDRPVWGSPNGKINIIVFSDFQSATSAKADSIIHELLKKHPEISYRFRHNPLGLHKMSLPAAGYYEALALQDQAKAKKLNRLILKNRLAIKKSGTKKLDELAEKCGADMKQLHRNLNSPQVKARIDGDRKEARKLGLTASPVFLVNGVTVTGAAPIEEFEEVLRMIREN
- a CDS encoding STAS domain-containing protein, yielding MEISSKKVGDVLVMAIKGRLDALTSSKLESKMCELINAGENKIVIDLGELEYISSAGLRAILFCAKKLKATEGDIAFANITGMISEVFEISGFGTMFNIYSSALTAAEKIS
- a CDS encoding Hpt domain-containing protein; the encoded protein is MSDRILVQVDEDLEAIMDRYLEIRQKELVELEEAVEQKNFEIIRLLGHRLKGTGSSYGLDELTRLGTLIEDKAMVEDMSDVPDYTAEIRHFLTNLDIEYIEVDE
- the uvrA gene encoding excinuclease ABC subunit UvrA, which produces MNKKCIHIEGARQHNLKNLNLDIPRDQLVVVCGPSGSGKSTLSFDIVYAEGQRRYVESLSAYARQFLPQLDKPQVDKIEGLSPAISLEQQSTSRNPRSTVGTVTEIYDFLRVFFARLGKFHCPECGIPIEAQTSDEILERIMAFGEGTKFMLMAPLVDHQKGTHKDLFKKLKKEGFVRVRVDGTVYTIDDVPDLEKNKKHNVDLVVDRLVIKGDMKKRLGDSLELALRYGDESIVVSIIGGEDVYLSTMSTCPSCKISMPKLSPQLFSFNSPQGACTLCSGIGSVEYYEPELLAPNKGLSLKTGAVIPWKSPKMFERYELDFRQLGKKYGFKVDTPLADFSADAHKALFYGDKDLGWEGVVDLLEVGHNLGRIWRDELSRFRQSRPCPVCEGARLRPESLAVKVNSVSIFDFCSMSIKRALDWLEGLDFSGHELLIAEPLLKELTHRLGFMVNVGLDYLNLGRNMATLSGGEAQRIRLAGQLGSGLVGVTYVLDEPSIGLHPRDNERLIKTLRSLQSRGNTVLVVEHDESTIRNADHVIEIGPGSGMLGGEIVFQGSVKQLLGKAQTLTAKYLRGELALDKPEERRIPKDWIKLKGVKTNNLKNLDVDIPLGVLCCFTGVSGSGKSSLVVDSMYKHIALSRGVKVDQPGRIAGIEGIEKVEKVISIDQSPIGRTPRSNPATYTKIFDEIRKIFCATKEAKKRGYKPGRFSFNVRGGRCEACRGDGQIRVEMHFLPDVYVTCDVCKGKRYNSQTLEVDYKGKNIAEVLDLTVRQSKAFFENHPTLKRRLEVLEQVGLEYLQLGQPATTLSGGEAQRIKISRELGKRSLPGTLYILDEPTTGLHMHEVGKLIKVLQQLVEKGATVIVIEHNTDVIRASDYVFDLGPGGGESGGQIVAQGTPEEIIANPNSVTGKFLI
- the budA gene encoding acetolactate decarboxylase — its product is MKLSNKLYSLLLLFTIFLFSLPGISCAGDSIYQYSLIDSLLAGNYDGELTIGTLKKHGDTGLGTFNRLDGEMVFLDGEVYRIDAHGKAIRIDDSECTPFAAAAFFKTGKIIKLDSVKSIKELNDKISKSLDSENLFYLIRIDGKFHKIRTRSVPAQQKPYPPLKEVVKEQSIFAFKDITGTLIGIKSPSYVKGIGVPGFHWHFINRERTSGGHVLNCIFSDLAAKVGTYNEFQLQLPENKSFLDAKFEQDRQKELKEVEKDSEKK
- a CDS encoding chemotaxis protein CheD gives rise to the protein MNTMPQNQSDIRRVFLHTGDAYLGVKPTIVSTVLGSCVAISMFSPRKRQGIICHAFLPSRAEIKDVNEPSIQICRYVDTAVDHLLKSMRRLGVRKNELEVKLFGGATGLSYSQVRPSCALGIGNRNVDAALENLEAKGLKPVSMDVGGNVGRKLLFCTYSGDVWIKRLEKHMF